The Desulfonatronum sp. SC1 genome has a segment encoding these proteins:
- the dxs gene encoding 1-deoxy-D-xylulose-5-phosphate synthase, whose protein sequence is MSSHSNATFMPREAAPLQHPVDETIAAPRDATPQAPAQIREQTAPPDGHALFSAINHPKDIGALNIAQLEAVAREVRRAIISTVSANGGHLAPSLGVTDLTLALLKVFNPECDRLVWDVGHQAYAYKILTGRRESFHTLRTLGGISGFPRMAESPFDHFGVGHSSTSISAALGMAIARDLAGEDHAVAAIIGDGSMTAGLAYEGLNQAGDLGVNLTVVLNDNEMSISRNVGALSSFLSRKLSKRWVQRFKQQMETWMRQVPRFGDDLANYARLSESSFKGFFTPGMIFEAFKFNYIGPINGHNMRDMVDIFQQVRELEGPVLVHVLTTKGKGYAPAENNPTYFHGVGCFVPETGEAKKMPACLPPYTEIFGRTLVDLAAKNDKIVAITAAMPEGTGLNYFADAYPDRFFDVGICEQHAVTMAAGLASQGYRPVVAVYSTFLQRSYDQVVHDVCLQNLPVTLCLDRAGVVGEDGATHHGVFDVSFLRHIPNLLFMAPKDEAELQRMLVTALNHPGPAAIRYPRGVGVGSPSLDNPSPLPPAQGETLRHGGDAVVVALGSRVHPSLEAAEELSAETGCEVTVFNARFIKPLPEAQLLELARTHSRMLIVEENAVAGGFGSAVLELFAAQGVLRNQRIRLLGIPDVFVEHGPQRMLRKQLGLDKTGIKDALGELFAAAPLNQKDS, encoded by the coding sequence ATGTCCAGCCATTCCAACGCCACGTTCATGCCCAGGGAGGCAGCTCCATTGCAACATCCCGTCGATGAAACCATCGCCGCCCCCCGCGACGCGACACCGCAAGCACCGGCCCAAATCCGCGAACAAACCGCCCCCCCGGACGGACATGCCCTATTCTCCGCCATTAACCACCCCAAGGATATCGGCGCGCTGAACATCGCCCAGTTGGAAGCCGTGGCCCGGGAGGTTCGCCGGGCGATCATCTCCACGGTCTCGGCCAACGGCGGGCATCTCGCCCCGTCCCTGGGCGTGACCGACCTGACCCTGGCTTTGCTGAAGGTGTTCAATCCGGAATGCGACCGGCTGGTCTGGGACGTGGGGCACCAAGCCTACGCCTACAAAATCCTGACCGGCCGCCGAGAAAGTTTCCACACCCTGCGCACCCTGGGCGGGATCAGCGGCTTTCCGCGCATGGCCGAGAGCCCTTTCGACCATTTCGGCGTGGGGCACTCCAGCACCTCCATCTCCGCAGCCCTGGGAATGGCCATCGCTCGCGACCTGGCCGGTGAGGACCATGCCGTGGCCGCCATCATCGGCGACGGCTCCATGACTGCCGGCCTGGCCTACGAGGGCCTGAACCAGGCCGGGGACCTGGGGGTGAACCTGACCGTGGTGCTCAACGACAACGAGATGTCCATCTCCCGCAACGTCGGGGCCTTGTCCTCCTTTCTCAGTCGCAAACTATCCAAACGCTGGGTGCAGCGCTTCAAACAGCAGATGGAAACCTGGATGCGCCAAGTCCCACGATTCGGCGACGACCTAGCCAATTACGCCCGACTCAGCGAATCCTCCTTCAAGGGCTTCTTCACTCCGGGGATGATCTTCGAAGCCTTCAAGTTCAACTACATCGGCCCGATCAACGGGCACAACATGCGGGACATGGTGGACATTTTCCAGCAAGTCCGGGAACTGGAAGGCCCGGTCCTGGTCCACGTCCTGACCACCAAGGGCAAGGGCTACGCTCCGGCGGAAAACAACCCCACCTATTTTCACGGCGTGGGCTGCTTTGTTCCGGAAACCGGCGAAGCCAAGAAAATGCCCGCCTGCCTGCCGCCCTATACGGAAATCTTCGGACGGACTCTGGTGGACCTGGCAGCGAAAAACGACAAGATCGTGGCCATCACCGCGGCCATGCCTGAAGGCACCGGGTTGAACTATTTCGCGGACGCCTATCCGGACCGCTTCTTCGACGTGGGCATCTGCGAACAGCACGCCGTGACCATGGCCGCCGGACTGGCTTCCCAGGGCTACAGGCCGGTGGTGGCGGTCTATTCCACCTTTCTGCAGCGCTCCTACGACCAAGTGGTCCACGACGTCTGCCTCCAGAACCTGCCCGTGACCCTCTGTCTGGATCGGGCCGGGGTGGTGGGCGAGGACGGAGCGACGCACCACGGCGTCTTCGATGTTTCCTTTTTGCGCCACATCCCGAACCTGCTGTTCATGGCACCCAAGGACGAGGCGGAACTGCAACGCATGCTGGTCACGGCCCTGAACCACCCCGGTCCGGCCGCTATCCGCTACCCCCGGGGCGTGGGCGTGGGCTCGCCATCCCTGGATAATCCGTCACCGCTGCCCCCGGCCCAGGGCGAAACCTTGCGCCACGGAGGGGACGCGGTGGTCGTGGCCCTGGGCAGCCGGGTGCACCCCTCCCTGGAAGCCGCCGAAGAACTGTCCGCGGAAACGGGTTGCGAAGTCACCGTGTTCAACGCCCGGTTCATCAAGCCGCTGCCTGAAGCCCAATTGTTGGAGCTGGCCCGAACGCACTCCCGGATGCTGATCGTGGAGGAAAACGCTGTGGCCGGGGGCTTCGGGTCAGCGGTGCTGGAACTGTTTGCCGCCCAAGGCGTGCTCCGGAACCAGCGCATCCGCCTGCTGGGCATCCCGGACGTCTTCGTGGAGCACGGTCCGCAGCGAATGCTGCGCAAACAACTCGGCCTGGACAAAACCGGGATCAAGGATGCACTGGGCGAACTCTTTGCCGCCGCCCCCCTGAATCAAAAGGACAGCTGA
- a CDS encoding DUF2905 family protein — protein sequence MSKFLILITVFLIVTGLFRPLLRKLRLGRLPGDFLIQRGSFRLYLPVTSSIVVGLALIVMVWLFRH from the coding sequence ATGTCCAAATTCCTGATCCTGATCACCGTCTTTCTCATCGTCACCGGCTTGTTCCGGCCGCTCCTCCGAAAACTTCGACTGGGCAGGCTACCCGGCGATTTTCTGATTCAGCGGGGCAGTTTCCGGCTGTACCTGCCCGTGACCAGTTCCATCGTGGTCGGGTTGGCCCTGATCGTTATGGTTTGGCTGTTCCGTCATTGA
- the zwf gene encoding glucose-6-phosphate dehydrogenase gives MTSQDLRDLFVKTSAQPDSRTTVAMPDPNRGTGRHLPPCIIVVFGASGDLAMRKLFPALYHLYSGGHLPEHFAIVGCSRTEFDDSGFRDHVRDSLPSSDNGDQDHRDAFLRSACYQQLKYDNSDDYMALSRRLESVGAFFGTQGNTLFYLAVPPQLYPEISTRLGQSGLAQEKDRTREWSRVVLEKPFGHDLESAKTLSDVLHRHFDEHQIFRIDHYLAKETVQNVLMFRFANTIFEPLWNRNYIDYVGITAAETLGVEKRAGYYEQAGVLRDMFQNHMMQLLSLVAMEPPARFQDEPVRDDKTKVFRSLRPFELQGKFSDLVLGQYAAGRIGDQNVPGYRDEENVAPDSLTPTYALLRSYIDNWRWQGVPFYICSGKRLTKKLTRVIIQFKDVPHAMFRHILGERISSNRLILGIQPDEVINLTFQAKIPGMNNILRTVTMNFDYNQEGKTVIKDAYEKVLMDCLLGDQMLFWRQDAVRLCWAYLTPILELCESCGDRAKHLNFYPAGGWGPEAAATLYPDYLKDHA, from the coding sequence ATGACCTCGCAAGACCTTCGGGATCTGTTCGTCAAAACCTCCGCCCAGCCGGATTCCCGGACAACCGTCGCTATGCCCGACCCCAACCGCGGCACCGGGCGCCACCTGCCCCCGTGCATTATCGTCGTGTTCGGCGCATCCGGCGACCTGGCCATGCGCAAGCTTTTTCCAGCGTTGTACCACCTCTACAGCGGAGGGCACCTTCCTGAACATTTCGCCATTGTCGGTTGCAGCCGGACCGAATTCGACGATTCCGGATTTCGCGACCATGTCCGAGATTCCCTGCCGTCCTCGGACAACGGCGACCAGGACCACCGCGACGCCTTTCTCCGCTCCGCCTGCTACCAGCAACTGAAATATGACAATTCGGACGACTACATGGCCCTGAGTCGCCGTCTCGAATCCGTCGGAGCGTTCTTCGGCACCCAGGGCAACACGCTATTCTACCTAGCCGTTCCTCCACAGCTCTACCCGGAGATATCCACCCGGCTCGGTCAGAGCGGCTTGGCTCAGGAAAAAGACAGGACCCGTGAATGGTCCAGAGTGGTTCTGGAAAAGCCCTTTGGCCACGACCTGGAATCGGCCAAAACGCTCAGCGATGTGCTGCACCGACATTTCGATGAGCACCAGATCTTTCGCATCGATCACTACTTGGCCAAGGAAACCGTGCAAAACGTGCTCATGTTTCGCTTTGCCAACACCATTTTCGAGCCGCTCTGGAACCGCAACTACATCGACTACGTGGGCATCACCGCGGCGGAAACCCTGGGCGTGGAGAAACGGGCCGGATACTACGAGCAGGCCGGGGTGCTCCGGGACATGTTTCAGAACCACATGATGCAACTGCTTTCCCTGGTGGCCATGGAACCACCGGCCCGGTTCCAGGACGAGCCGGTACGCGACGACAAGACCAAGGTTTTTCGCTCGCTAAGGCCTTTTGAACTCCAGGGCAAGTTCAGCGACTTGGTCCTGGGCCAGTACGCCGCTGGCCGGATCGGTGACCAGAACGTACCCGGGTACCGGGACGAGGAGAACGTCGCACCGGACTCCCTCACCCCCACATACGCCTTGCTACGTTCCTACATCGACAACTGGCGCTGGCAGGGCGTGCCGTTTTATATTTGCTCCGGCAAACGCCTGACCAAGAAGTTGACCCGGGTCATCATCCAATTCAAGGACGTCCCCCACGCCATGTTCCGGCATATTCTCGGCGAACGGATTTCCTCCAACCGTCTGATCCTGGGCATCCAGCCGGACGAAGTGATCAACCTGACCTTCCAGGCCAAGATTCCAGGAATGAACAACATCCTGCGCACCGTGACCATGAATTTTGACTACAACCAGGAAGGCAAGACGGTCATCAAGGACGCCTATGAAAAAGTGCTCATGGACTGCCTGCTGGGCGACCAAATGCTGTTCTGGCGTCAGGACGCGGTCCGGCTCTGCTGGGCCTACCTCACCCCGATCCTGGAACTGTGCGAATCCTGCGGAGACCGGGCCAAGCATCTCAACTTCTATCCCGCCGGAGGCTGGGGGCCGGAAGCCGCCGCCACGCTGTACCCTGATTACCTCAAGGACCACGCATGA
- a CDS encoding ATP-binding protein — protein sequence MPRLPNLPVGDSSFESIRQNEQLYVDKTSHIYRMVDQGKYYFLSRPRRFGKSLTVSTLRCLFEGRRELFEGLWIAEHGEWDWREHPVVLLDFNGISHETPDILTASLHEHIGLVARANDIPIQTTMLKGRFMELIIALHQKTGQKVVILVDEYDKPLIDHLGKGEKELNIAKGNRDKLKQFFGVIKESNVADALRFVFITGVSKFSRVSIFSELNNLTDLTMSRHYAEMLGYTQEELEASFVEYVAHFARETDQTSQEVLDKLRLMYNGYRFSEKDVRVYNPFSVLSSLQEQAFRNYWFETGTPTFLINLLREKNWYLPEIENMQATVSMFSTYDLENLQPEALLFQTGYVTIKDISGRLYTFDYPNQEVKSAFLEKLLHTYAQNLRDQSRFVLLAEHLLADDLTAFMDTVAAIFKDLAYTLETNRDESYFHTVFYLMVSASGVDARSEVLTCDGRIDLVMHVGERIYIIEFKCNQSADEALAQIKDKGYAQAYRGLGKQIILLGINFDTQKRNVSEWKAEEDGLG from the coding sequence ATGCCCAGACTGCCCAACCTGCCCGTCGGCGACTCGTCCTTTGAGAGCATTCGTCAGAATGAACAGCTTTATGTGGACAAGACCAGCCATATCTACAGGATGGTGGATCAAGGCAAGTATTATTTCTTGTCCCGGCCTCGACGCTTCGGCAAGTCCCTGACCGTGTCCACGCTGCGCTGCCTGTTCGAGGGTCGGCGGGAGCTGTTCGAGGGGCTGTGGATCGCGGAACACGGGGAATGGGACTGGCGGGAGCATCCGGTGGTCCTCTTGGATTTCAATGGAATCAGCCACGAGACCCCGGACATATTGACGGCCAGCCTGCACGAGCACATCGGCCTGGTCGCACGGGCCAACGACATACCGATTCAGACAACGATGCTTAAAGGGCGGTTCATGGAACTGATCATCGCCCTGCATCAAAAGACCGGCCAGAAAGTCGTGATCCTTGTCGACGAATACGACAAGCCGCTCATTGATCACCTGGGCAAGGGCGAGAAGGAACTAAACATTGCCAAGGGCAACCGTGACAAGCTGAAACAGTTTTTCGGGGTGATCAAAGAAAGCAACGTGGCCGACGCGCTGCGCTTCGTGTTCATCACCGGGGTCTCCAAATTCAGCCGGGTGTCCATTTTTTCGGAATTGAACAACCTCACGGACCTGACCATGAGTCGCCATTACGCGGAGATGCTCGGATACACCCAGGAGGAACTGGAAGCCAGCTTCGTGGAGTACGTGGCCCATTTCGCCCGGGAGACCGACCAGACATCTCAGGAGGTCTTGGACAAGCTGCGGTTGATGTACAACGGATACCGTTTTTCCGAAAAGGATGTCCGGGTCTACAACCCTTTTTCCGTCCTGAGTTCCCTTCAAGAACAGGCTTTCCGCAACTACTGGTTCGAGACCGGGACGCCCACATTCCTGATTAACCTGCTCCGGGAGAAGAACTGGTACCTGCCGGAAATCGAGAACATGCAGGCCACGGTGAGCATGTTCAGCACCTACGATTTGGAAAACCTCCAGCCCGAGGCCCTGCTGTTCCAGACCGGCTACGTGACCATCAAGGATATTTCCGGTCGGCTGTACACTTTTGACTACCCCAACCAGGAAGTGAAATCCGCCTTTTTGGAGAAACTGCTCCACACCTACGCCCAGAACCTCCGCGATCAGTCCAGGTTCGTCCTGCTGGCGGAGCATCTGCTTGCCGACGACCTGACCGCCTTCATGGACACGGTCGCGGCCATCTTTAAGGATCTCGCCTATACCCTGGAAACCAACCGCGACGAATCCTATTTCCACACAGTGTTCTACCTGATGGTCAGCGCTTCAGGCGTGGACGCCCGCAGCGAAGTGCTGACCTGCGACGGGCGGATCGATCTGGTGATGCACGTAGGGGAGCGGATCTACATCATCGAGTTCAAGTGCAACCAGAGCGCGGACGAGGCCCTGGCCCAGATCAAGGACAAGGGCTACGCCCAGGCCTATCGAGGCCTGGGCAAACAGATCATCTTGCTGGGGATCAACTTTGACACGCAGAAGCGCAATGTGAGCGAGTGGAAAGCGGAAGAAGACGGCTTGGGATAA
- a CDS encoding PHP domain-containing protein gives MLDAETVDSLNQLFGLPNVTENKFIYLDCQSEYGLNGSLNRVRDLCARAAADGQSSLALTDVGNLYGAIHFFKAAQEYGIKPIIGCRIHVAPESRLHKPRSFKAKPGHQLILLAKDVVGFQNLIALVSLAHMEGYFCRPRVDKELLSRYQEGLIAISPSRNGPVSACLANKGTDAAIDIAGFLKGTFPDSFYLGIEPSEIPDSPEINAATVELATATRLPLVATMSCRYPDEEESLIYDILWCINSGISLNNIHHYSRGRYPFHYRSDDEAALLFQNFPEALTSTVQIAEACNVDLAAFIRSMPDNSGSSDARQHFVLPGQAIGAISFHRWSIPELIEDVGKTLGFEPVEARQAYSWEKARELTAGYGQFLMSDESSRPDDPMDDPPADPELLCYAVNKLAGYASHIAPDTEYYTPVLPHLGGNVPLCRDEDNAPISQWDRESLACLESLNAT, from the coding sequence ATGCTGGATGCCGAAACCGTGGATTCATTGAATCAGCTTTTTGGGTTGCCAAACGTAACCGAAAACAAGTTCATCTACTTGGATTGCCAGAGTGAGTACGGCCTGAACGGGAGCCTGAATCGAGTTAGGGATCTGTGCGCCAGAGCGGCCGCCGACGGTCAATCGTCCTTGGCCCTCACGGATGTGGGCAACCTTTACGGCGCGATTCATTTCTTCAAGGCAGCGCAGGAATACGGCATCAAGCCGATCATTGGCTGCAGAATTCATGTAGCCCCCGAAAGCAGGCTCCATAAGCCCCGTTCCTTCAAGGCCAAGCCAGGACACCAGCTCATTTTGCTTGCAAAGGACGTCGTTGGATTCCAAAACCTTATTGCCTTGGTTTCATTAGCCCACATGGAAGGATACTTCTGCCGGCCAAGGGTGGATAAAGAACTCTTATCCAGATACCAAGAGGGCTTGATCGCCATTTCCCCTTCTCGTAACGGCCCTGTCTCCGCCTGCCTCGCCAATAAAGGCACCGACGCCGCCATTGACATCGCCGGTTTCCTCAAGGGAACCTTCCCAGACAGTTTCTATCTAGGGATAGAGCCCAGCGAAATTCCAGACTCACCCGAAATCAACGCCGCAACCGTTGAGTTGGCCACGGCCACACGACTTCCACTTGTCGCCACCATGTCCTGTCGTTACCCGGACGAAGAGGAGTCCCTGATTTACGACATCCTGTGGTGCATCAATTCGGGAATAAGCCTCAACAACATCCATCATTACAGCCGTGGACGTTACCCTTTCCATTACCGATCAGACGATGAAGCGGCGTTGCTGTTTCAGAATTTTCCCGAAGCTCTCACGTCAACGGTCCAGATAGCCGAGGCTTGCAACGTCGATCTGGCAGCGTTTATTCGCTCCATGCCTGACAACTCGGGTAGTAGTGATGCGCGACAACATTTCGTACTGCCCGGTCAGGCAATAGGAGCCATATCCTTTCATCGATGGTCCATTCCGGAACTGATTGAGGATGTCGGCAAAACTCTCGGGTTTGAGCCGGTTGAAGCAAGGCAGGCTTATTCTTGGGAAAAAGCAAGAGAGCTGACGGCTGGTTATGGCCAATTCCTTATGTCCGATGAATCATCTCGTCCGGACGATCCAATGGACGATCCACCGGCTGATCCTGAATTGCTGTGTTACGCCGTCAACAAACTCGCGGGGTATGCCAGTCATATCGCACCGGATACAGAATACTATACACCGGTGCTGCCTCATCTTGGTGGGAATGTCCCGCTCTGCCGCGATGAAGATAATGCGCCGATTTCACAATGGGACCGTGAGTCTTTGGCATGCCTTGAATCGCTGAATGCTACTTAA